A genomic region of Thermodesulfobium narugense DSM 14796 contains the following coding sequences:
- a CDS encoding integrase catalytic domain-containing protein codes for MNKPKGKTYTKPGSLLKSQIPIRTFSEWDESIPGYLEIDLVGHEGGDLRGEFIQTLTAVDICTGWIEIDALRNKAQRWVFESIDEIKKRLPFKLFGIDSDNGAEFINHQPHRYCVENNITFTRSRKYRKNDNCYVEQKNYSVVRKYVGYFRYDREVELITLKRLYESLRLYINFFQPVMKQISKERIGSKVTKKYDKARTPYQRILENPGVEKIDKEKTNRTVYKIKSS; via the coding sequence ATGAATAAACCAAAGGGAAAGACATATACAAAACCAGGCAGCCTTCTTAAAAGTCAGATTCCTATAAGGACATTTTCAGAATGGGACGAAAGTATACCTGGATATTTAGAAATAGACCTTGTAGGTCATGAAGGAGGAGATCTAAGAGGAGAATTTATCCAAACTCTGACTGCAGTTGACATTTGCACCGGTTGGATAGAAATAGATGCTTTAAGAAATAAAGCTCAAAGGTGGGTTTTTGAATCAATAGATGAAATAAAGAAACGCTTGCCTTTTAAACTCTTTGGAATTGATTCTGATAATGGAGCAGAGTTTATAAATCATCAACCTCATCGCTATTGTGTTGAAAATAATATAACGTTCACAAGGTCAAGAAAATATAGAAAAAACGATAATTGCTATGTTGAACAGAAAAACTACTCTGTAGTAAGAAAATATGTTGGTTATTTTAGATATGATAGAGAAGTTGAGCTAATAACTTTAAAAAGGCTTTATGAAAGCCTAAGGCTATATATAAACTTTTTTCAGCCTGTAATGAAACAAATCTCAAAAGAAAGAATTGGAAGTAAAGTTACAAAAAAATACGATAAAGCAAGAACTCCTTATCAAAGAATATTAGAAAATCCTGGTGTAGAAAAAATAGATAAAGAAAAGACTAATAGAACAGTATACAAAATTAAATCCAGCTGA
- a CDS encoding MBL fold metallo-hydrolase, with amino-acid sequence MDLRTTILAENSVVLPFDIIGEHGFSAFVETPNFNFLFDTGQGKALLNNSIALKKDLSSVKFLYISHGHYDHVGGIVDLLKFKAPIETYSHPDIFSNRYWSIGNTRRYIGIPFSQFYLESLGVKFNFHKEFTEIEKGIFSSGEVERKTKFEKIDKEMKVVNANGDLVQDEIWDDFSLAIETPKGLVVLLGCAHAGIINILNHFINKTGKKEIYAVIGGTHLGFASQEQINSVLEVIEKYNIQKLGASHCTGMEVGAKLYNKLKDRFFFASAGSVFEI; translated from the coding sequence ATGGATTTAAGAACTACTATTTTAGCCGAAAATAGCGTAGTGCTTCCATTTGACATTATTGGGGAACATGGTTTTAGCGCTTTTGTAGAAACCCCTAACTTCAACTTTTTATTTGATACTGGACAAGGCAAGGCATTGTTAAATAATTCGATTGCTTTAAAAAAAGATTTAAGCAGTGTAAAGTTTTTGTATATATCTCATGGGCATTACGATCATGTAGGTGGTATTGTAGACCTTTTAAAATTTAAAGCCCCAATTGAAACATACTCACATCCAGACATATTTTCTAATAGATATTGGTCAATTGGCAATACAAGAAGGTATATAGGTATTCCGTTTAGTCAATTTTATCTTGAAAGTCTGGGCGTTAAATTTAATTTTCATAAAGAATTTACAGAGATAGAAAAAGGTATTTTTTCATCTGGAGAAGTTGAACGTAAAACAAAATTTGAGAAAATTGATAAAGAAATGAAAGTTGTAAACGCCAATGGCGATTTGGTCCAAGATGAGATTTGGGATGATTTTTCTTTAGCTATAGAAACGCCAAAAGGTCTTGTGGTTCTATTGGGTTGTGCTCACGCTGGCATAATAAATATTCTAAATCACTTTATAAATAAAACAGGTAAAAAAGAAATATATGCTGTAATAGGAGGAACCCACTTAGGCTTTGCTTCACAAGAGCAGATTAATAGTGTCCTTGAAGTAATAGAAAAATACAATATACAGAAATTGGGTGCCTCTCATTGCACGGGCATGGAAGTTGGAGCAAAATTGTATAACAAGCTCAAAGATAGATTTTTCTTTGCAAGCGCTGGTAGCGTATTTGAAATATAA
- a CDS encoding helicase-related protein has translation MSNFITNSGESSLKSRISTLVKNSAELKFLVGFFYFSGLKELYESIRGNQDVILNVLVGLNVDISNFGLIEYAQNRGNLSKREIVDKYLYSLKKSINTELFDTKEFYNQSNFFVNLIKSGRLNIRKTLEPNHAKLYLFKLKDEVGRSRLFITGSSNLTSSGLSRQQEFNVEISDYGFDEAEDYFNKLWESSVEISEKDEYKYSLINTLEKETLIRKITPFEAYALVLKSYLDVFKGKDIDQRLMEIFDENGYKPYSYQLDAIKQALGIIEQSNGVLIADVVGLGKTVIACALGYMLKLRGIVIAPPGIIGDKKKSSGWWKYLEDFGLTKLGWQPYSSGDLKTVLDVVSRTKDIEVVIVDEAHRFRNQNTKDYELLKNICIGKKVILLTATPFNNKPSDIFSLLKLFVIPKKSSITLTDNIEMKFDLFSKQFEMLSYIKKYLNSSDSKKRDKAIFYNKILFGTDRIDVRKVDFLVHSIAKEIKDVIEPIIIRRNRLDLAENPNYSSEVGKLSNIRDPEEWFFELTPDQSEFYDKVIKDYFALPEDGGKFRGAIYKPFWYEKGILLEDLEKGFTKEENFQYFQQMNLYDFMRRLLVKRFESSFGAFEQSIKNFKKITEDVLKFIEKTGRYILDRDLLEKIYNKDIDEIEEYLTKYAKRLEKEEHSTNDKIYVLKEFKLKDKFIQDIKDDLNLFDNILKELAELNMVADDPKIKTLINNLKEVLNKTSNGKEPKRKAVIFTEYLDTVKYLKDILNKTFNNRVLVVEGLLSASKLRDIIENFDASYSEQKDNYDILLTTDMVSEGFNLNRAGIVVNYDIPWNPVRVIQRVGRINRISKKVFDEIYIANFFPTQKGSDLVRSRDIASNKMFMIHKALGEDSKIFDVDEEPTASNLYKKIQQNPDEIEKESFYTKVFREFEELKKEYPDIVEVLDSFPNRVKVAKYGKKDEMFVVIKKGKIFVNHKTYDSDSTEEVKSLEDIINNIRSKKDDVSLELSDRFWDEYISLRDYEGKIDKRSKNNSQSLETKAYNLLKSFQKNDKLLSHKEFINTLIEDIVEYGTLSEYTLRRLVNMERIKNEEYISKGLLDLKREMGVDYLKREKERLKNLNKEVIIAIENKRGDKQ, from the coding sequence ATGAGTAATTTTATTACAAACTCAGGCGAGAGTTCTCTAAAAAGTAGAATATCGACATTGGTAAAAAATAGCGCTGAACTAAAATTTCTTGTTGGATTTTTTTACTTTTCTGGTTTAAAAGAGTTATATGAAAGCATTAGAGGGAATCAAGATGTAATTTTAAATGTGCTTGTAGGACTAAATGTAGATATATCGAACTTTGGATTAATAGAATACGCACAAAATAGAGGCAATCTTTCAAAGAGAGAAATTGTTGATAAATATTTATATTCGCTTAAAAAGTCTATTAATACAGAGCTTTTTGACACGAAAGAATTTTATAATCAGTCAAATTTTTTTGTAAACTTAATAAAATCTGGTAGGCTAAATATAAGAAAAACACTTGAGCCAAATCACGCAAAACTTTATTTGTTTAAATTAAAGGATGAAGTTGGTAGATCTAGGCTTTTTATTACAGGAAGTAGCAACCTCACTAGTTCAGGACTTTCCAGACAACAAGAATTTAACGTGGAAATTTCTGACTATGGATTTGATGAAGCAGAAGATTATTTTAATAAGTTATGGGAGTCTTCTGTGGAGATCAGTGAAAAGGATGAGTATAAATATAGTCTAATTAATACCCTTGAGAAAGAGACTCTAATAAGAAAAATTACACCTTTTGAGGCATATGCTCTAGTTTTGAAAAGCTATTTAGATGTCTTCAAAGGAAAAGATATTGATCAAAGATTGATGGAAATATTTGATGAAAATGGATATAAACCTTATTCATATCAACTTGACGCTATTAAGCAGGCTTTAGGAATCATAGAGCAAAGCAACGGGGTATTAATTGCTGATGTAGTAGGTTTGGGAAAAACTGTGATTGCATGTGCTCTAGGATATATGTTGAAACTTAGGGGCATTGTAATAGCACCGCCTGGTATTATAGGAGATAAGAAAAAAAGTTCAGGTTGGTGGAAGTATTTGGAAGACTTTGGCTTGACAAAATTAGGATGGCAGCCATACTCATCAGGAGATCTAAAAACCGTTCTGGATGTGGTTTCAAGAACAAAGGATATTGAAGTAGTGATAGTTGATGAGGCGCATAGATTTAGAAACCAGAATACCAAGGATTACGAACTCTTAAAAAATATATGTATAGGAAAAAAAGTTATCCTTTTGACTGCTACACCTTTTAACAATAAACCATCGGATATCTTTTCTCTTTTAAAGTTATTTGTTATACCAAAAAAATCAAGCATTACATTAACAGATAACATAGAAATGAAATTTGATTTGTTTTCAAAACAATTTGAAATGCTTTCTTATATAAAAAAATATCTTAATTCTTCTGATTCAAAAAAAAGAGATAAGGCAATTTTTTATAACAAGATTTTATTTGGAACAGATAGAATAGATGTCAGAAAGGTAGATTTTCTTGTTCATTCAATAGCCAAAGAGATCAAGGACGTAATAGAGCCTATTATTATCCGTAGAAATAGATTGGATCTTGCTGAAAATCCAAATTATAGCAGTGAAGTAGGTAAGCTTTCAAATATAAGAGATCCAGAAGAGTGGTTTTTCGAGCTTACTCCAGATCAATCTGAATTTTATGATAAGGTTATAAAAGACTATTTTGCCTTGCCTGAAGATGGTGGCAAGTTTAGGGGGGCTATATATAAACCATTTTGGTACGAGAAAGGAATCTTGTTAGAAGATCTTGAAAAAGGCTTTACGAAGGAAGAAAACTTTCAATATTTTCAGCAAATGAACTTATATGATTTTATGAGAAGGCTTTTAGTAAAAAGATTTGAGAGCTCCTTTGGCGCCTTTGAACAGAGCATAAAAAACTTTAAGAAGATTACTGAGGATGTATTGAAGTTTATAGAAAAGACAGGAAGATATATCTTGGACAGAGATCTACTTGAAAAAATCTACAATAAAGATATTGATGAAATAGAAGAATACTTGACCAAATACGCGAAGAGGTTGGAAAAAGAAGAACACTCTACAAACGACAAGATATATGTTTTGAAAGAATTTAAATTAAAAGATAAATTTATTCAGGACATTAAAGACGATTTAAATCTCTTTGATAATATCTTAAAAGAGTTAGCTGAATTGAATATGGTAGCAGACGATCCAAAAATAAAAACATTGATAAATAATTTGAAGGAAGTTTTAAATAAAACTTCAAATGGCAAGGAGCCAAAAAGAAAAGCAGTAATATTCACAGAGTATCTGGACACAGTTAAATATCTAAAGGATATTTTGAACAAAACTTTTAATAACAGAGTTCTTGTTGTTGAAGGTCTTTTAAGCGCAAGTAAATTAAGAGACATTATAGAGAATTTTGATGCATCGTATAGTGAACAAAAGGATAACTATGATATACTTCTTACCACCGATATGGTTTCTGAAGGATTTAATCTGAATAGGGCGGGGATAGTAGTCAACTACGATATACCCTGGAATCCTGTGAGGGTAATTCAAAGGGTGGGGAGAATCAATAGAATATCCAAAAAGGTTTTTGATGAAATATATATTGCGAATTTCTTTCCGACACAAAAAGGATCCGATCTTGTAAGATCAAGAGATATTGCGTCGAATAAGATGTTTATGATTCACAAGGCGCTAGGTGAAGACTCTAAGATATTTGACGTTGATGAAGAGCCTACTGCTTCCAATCTCTATAAGAAAATACAACAAAACCCTGATGAAATAGAAAAAGAAAGCTTTTATACCAAAGTTTTTAGAGAATTTGAAGAATTAAAGAAAGAATATCCTGATATAGTAGAAGTATTAGATAGCTTCCCAAACAGAGTAAAGGTTGCCAAATATGGTAAAAAAGACGAAATGTTTGTGGTAATAAAAAAGGGTAAAATTTTTGTAAACCACAAAACTTATGATAGTGACAGTACAGAAGAAGTAAAGTCATTAGAAGACATAATAAATAACATTAGATCAAAAAAAGATGATGTTAGCTTAGAGCTTAGCGACAGATTTTGGGATGAGTACATAAGTCTAAGAGATTATGAAGGAAAAATTGACAAACGTTCTAAAAATAACTCACAAAGTCTTGAAACTAAAGCCTATAATCTTTTAAAGAGTTTCCAGAAAAATGACAAATTGCTATCTCACAAAGAATTTATAAATACTCTTATTGAAGATATTGTTGAGTATGGGACTTTATCAGAATACACACTAAGAAGACTGGTAAACATGGAAAGGATAAAAAACGAAGAATATATTAGCAAAGGGCTTTTAGATCTTAAAAGAGAAATGGGTGTTGATTATTTAAAGAGAGAAAAAGAAAGACTAAAAAACCTCAATAAAGAGGTAATTATTGCAATAGAAAACAAAAGAGGGGATAAACAGTGA
- a CDS encoding Rpn family recombination-promoting nuclease/putative transposase: protein MSKKYKRFNLDIAFRFQTKTSSAQVYYLLEHKSETGSFSNIQILSYMLAIWEEDMKNKRPIEPIIPVVFYHGKTNWDKPIDFSDLFEEKYIYKDYLPAFKYILIDTNKIEEERFRLNINNKCLLSALLLFKFIFLGKDLNKYSEILYIVKDLDLDKFLIYLMYITTVNDLEEEEIKTILDSTVGGDKMAPVIEKWIEKGREEGIKKGKEEGLLEGMEKGMEKGKIEGMIIEAQDLLLDAIEAKFDKVPRDIKLMVKKTKDRERLRKILKATIKVQNLDEIREMF, encoded by the coding sequence ATTTCAAAGAAGTATAAAAGGTTTAATTTAGACATAGCTTTTAGATTTCAGACAAAGACCAGTTCAGCCCAGGTGTATTATCTACTGGAGCACAAATCAGAGACGGGAAGCTTTAGTAATATCCAGATACTCTCATATATGCTTGCAATATGGGAAGAGGATATGAAAAACAAAAGGCCAATAGAGCCAATTATTCCAGTAGTTTTCTATCACGGAAAAACAAATTGGGACAAACCTATAGATTTTTCAGATCTATTTGAAGAAAAATATATCTATAAAGATTATCTGCCTGCTTTTAAGTATATCCTGATAGACACAAATAAAATTGAAGAAGAGAGATTTCGCCTTAACATAAATAACAAATGTCTTCTAAGCGCATTATTGCTGTTTAAATTCATATTTTTAGGCAAAGACTTAAATAAATATTCTGAGATACTCTATATCGTAAAAGATTTAGATTTAGACAAGTTTTTGATATACTTGATGTATATTACAACTGTAAATGACCTGGAAGAAGAAGAAATAAAAACTATATTAGACTCTACTGTAGGAGGTGATAAGATGGCACCTGTAATTGAGAAGTGGATAGAAAAAGGAAGAGAAGAGGGCATTAAAAAAGGTAAGGAAGAGGGACTATTAGAAGGTATGGAGAAAGGTATGGAGAAAGGTAAAATAGAGGGTATGATTATTGAAGCCCAGGATTTACTTTTAGATGCCATTGAAGCCAAATTTGATAAAGTCCCAAGAGATATAAAACTAATGGTGAAAAAAACAAAAGATAGGGAAAGGTTAAGAAAAATACTTAAAGCCACTATCAAGGTTCAAAACTTAGATGAAATAAGGGAGATGTTCTAA
- the istB gene encoding IS21-like element helper ATPase IstB, whose protein sequence is MLNSRIEEYCINLKLKGILENYSFLADKAAKESLSFAEFLCLLLEAEYEARNQRAKQTMLKFAGFPKIKTIDTFDFSSSSVDKTLINEVLSMRFIDETKNILLIGPPGVGKTHLAVAIGYAATQKRIKTKFVTMADLIIQIDTALSQNRLEQYIKKSINFTGLLIIDEFGYFKLNEKQSNLLFQIVNKKYETGSILITTNLSFIRWKEIFNNDEGLTTAILDRLIHHSYIINIKGDSYRLRQKRKAGLIDFSSQEINS, encoded by the coding sequence ATGCTTAATTCAAGGATAGAAGAATACTGCATAAATCTAAAATTAAAGGGCATATTAGAAAACTATAGTTTTCTTGCAGATAAAGCAGCTAAAGAGAGTTTATCCTTTGCTGAATTCCTTTGTCTTCTGCTTGAAGCTGAATATGAAGCAAGAAATCAAAGAGCAAAACAGACTATGCTGAAGTTTGCAGGTTTTCCAAAGATAAAAACTATAGACACCTTTGATTTTTCATCTTCATCAGTTGATAAAACACTGATAAATGAAGTTCTATCAATGAGGTTTATTGATGAGACAAAAAACATTCTCCTTATTGGGCCTCCTGGTGTAGGAAAAACTCATCTTGCTGTAGCTATAGGTTATGCTGCTACACAGAAGAGGATAAAGACAAAGTTCGTAACAATGGCTGATTTGATTATACAAATAGATACTGCACTATCTCAAAATAGACTGGAGCAATACATAAAGAAGTCTATAAATTTTACAGGGCTGCTTATTATTGATGAGTTTGGATACTTTAAGCTCAATGAGAAACAATCAAACCTACTGTTTCAGATAGTTAACAAGAAATATGAGACGGGCTCTATATTAATAACCACAAATCTTTCTTTTATCAGATGGAAAGAGATTTTCAACAATGATGAAGGCTTAACTACAGCTATACTAGATAGACTTATTCATCACAGTTATATCATAAACATCAAGGGAGATAGTTATAGACTAAGACAGAAGAGAAAGGCAGGATTAATTGACTTTAGTTCACAGGAAATTAACAGCTAA
- a CDS encoding SAM-dependent methyltransferase: MNRTEYELYFKTIGSKGFRVVYWDKETSDYGVGDCKFTINFKKNPSDLFIKEQNLRKIIEENFEEILDIEGNPEEICSVFGFSKEIDNFKAIKKQILLCIAEFLMNVRKERQKKEVQSHYDLGNDFFSLWLDDTMTYSCAYFKDPNMSLRDAQIEKINHTLKKLNLKKDERLLDIGSGWGLLIVKAAQDYGVKSMGITLSEEQFKATKDLIKRLGLEDRVQVRLMNYLDLDENQLQFDKIVSVGMFEHVGKENLEKYFDKVNKLLVNKGLSLLHTINLPEVSEEDSFSAWLKKYIFPGGYIPELKELISILPKYDFHLMHLESLRMNYALTLDKWYENFSSHTKEIEEKFGRQFARRWGFYLKGCANAFRTSGLDVHQLLFSKGLNNDMPLTFEYIYK; encoded by the coding sequence ATGAATAGGACTGAATATGAATTATATTTTAAGACAATAGGTTCGAAAGGATTCAGGGTAGTTTATTGGGACAAAGAGACTTCAGATTACGGTGTAGGTGATTGTAAATTCACCATAAACTTCAAGAAAAATCCATCAGATTTATTCATAAAAGAACAAAACTTAAGAAAAATAATAGAAGAAAATTTTGAAGAAATTCTGGATATTGAAGGAAACCCTGAGGAAATATGCAGTGTATTTGGTTTTAGTAAAGAAATTGATAATTTTAAAGCCATAAAAAAACAAATTTTATTGTGTATAGCTGAATTTTTGATGAATGTCAGGAAAGAAAGACAAAAAAAGGAAGTTCAATCCCACTATGATCTTGGCAATGACTTTTTCTCTTTGTGGTTGGACGATACGATGACTTATTCGTGTGCCTATTTCAAAGATCCAAATATGAGTTTGCGCGATGCACAAATAGAGAAGATAAATCATACCCTAAAAAAATTAAATTTAAAAAAAGACGAAAGACTTCTTGATATAGGAAGTGGCTGGGGGCTTCTAATAGTAAAGGCTGCGCAGGATTACGGCGTAAAATCTATGGGAATAACATTAAGCGAAGAGCAATTTAAAGCTACTAAAGACCTTATAAAAAGATTGGGGCTTGAAGATAGAGTACAAGTGAGACTGATGAACTATCTTGATCTTGATGAAAATCAATTGCAATTTGATAAGATAGTCAGCGTGGGAATGTTTGAGCATGTTGGAAAAGAAAATTTAGAGAAGTATTTTGATAAAGTTAATAAACTTCTTGTTAATAAGGGTCTATCCCTATTGCATACAATAAATTTACCCGAAGTTTCTGAAGAAGATTCTTTTAGCGCATGGCTAAAGAAGTATATATTTCCAGGTGGTTATATCCCAGAATTAAAGGAATTGATTAGTATTTTACCTAAATATGATTTTCACCTTATGCATCTTGAAAGTCTGAGAATGAACTATGCTTTGACATTAGATAAATGGTATGAAAATTTTTCTTCTCACACTAAAGAGATTGAGGAAAAATTTGGAAGACAATTTGCTCGTCGTTGGGGGTTTTATCTGAAAGGTTGTGCAAACGCTTTCAGAACATCGGGTCTTGATGTGCATCAACTTCTCTTTTCAAAGGGTTTAAATAACGATATGCCTTTGACTTTTGAATATATTTATAAATAA
- a CDS encoding EAL domain-containing protein gives MDNELDWKCKRCASLPVISNEEGTVMFHCDVDLLQNKLYNTLSKMGLEPIKDGETLIIETKNFRQFLEIFSTQPYSDIEQEGIHVLFLKKGEALKFAALSNTKTLKKWLFLLNNSDFINIFENKSLTTYFQPILELNNMQIKAYECLTRGVKADGSLMPPNLLFKLAIENDLLFFLDRLCRENAIKTAAVKNINCDLFINFVPTSIYVPQTCLQTTLYWAQQFDFNPSSIVFEVVEAYKVEDLKHLKSILDFYREKGFKTALDDLGSGSANLSTLVQLGTDIIKIDIEIIRNIHNDSLKQSIFEALVNIAQKNNIVVLAEGVETYEELEYVKGHGAKLAQGFLFSKPLPEPIREIKI, from the coding sequence GTGGACAATGAACTAGACTGGAAATGTAAAAGATGCGCTAGTTTGCCTGTTATAAGTAATGAAGAAGGAACAGTTATGTTTCACTGTGATGTGGATCTATTACAAAATAAACTTTATAATACTCTTAGTAAAATGGGTTTAGAACCAATAAAAGATGGTGAAACTTTAATAATTGAAACGAAAAATTTTAGACAGTTTTTAGAGATTTTTTCTACACAACCGTATTCAGATATTGAACAAGAAGGTATTCATGTTTTATTTCTAAAAAAAGGCGAAGCTTTAAAATTTGCTGCTTTGTCAAACACTAAAACTCTTAAAAAATGGCTTTTTCTATTAAACAACTCAGATTTTATAAATATATTTGAAAACAAATCATTAACTACATACTTTCAGCCTATTCTGGAACTAAATAATATGCAAATAAAGGCTTATGAATGCTTAACAAGAGGCGTTAAGGCTGACGGAAGTCTTATGCCGCCAAATCTACTTTTTAAACTTGCAATAGAAAATGATCTTTTGTTCTTTCTTGATAGATTGTGCAGAGAAAATGCTATAAAGACTGCTGCGGTTAAAAACATTAATTGCGATTTATTTATTAACTTTGTTCCTACTTCAATATACGTTCCTCAAACATGTCTGCAAACAACCTTATATTGGGCTCAACAATTTGATTTTAATCCTTCTTCAATAGTTTTTGAAGTAGTAGAAGCTTATAAGGTAGAAGATTTAAAACATTTAAAGTCTATACTTGATTTCTATAGAGAGAAAGGCTTTAAAACAGCCCTTGATGATTTGGGCAGTGGTAGTGCAAACCTTTCAACATTGGTTCAACTTGGAACTGATATTATTAAAATAGACATTGAAATCATAAGAAATATCCATAATGACAGTTTAAAGCAATCAATATTTGAAGCACTTGTAAATATTGCTCAAAAAAATAATATTGTAGTTCTTGCAGAAGGCGTTGAAACCTATGAAGAACTGGAGTATGTAAAGGGTCATGGAGCTAAGCTTGCTCAAGGATTCCTTTTTTCAAAACCACTCCCAGAACCGATTAGAGAGATTAAGATATAA